ACCCCCCACTGCAGACAAAGGTCCACCGAAGAATTGAGACCTGTCAGGCCTCATCCTCCACAGCAGGAGCAGCTGCTACAGTCCAAGGCTCCAGGAGTCACTCGAGTGGTGCCAAAGGAAGGGTGTGACTGACACTCCAGGCCTTCTGCACTGGGTCTGTTTGTGATTCTCTAGGACTTGTCCGGCAAAGCCCACAGGCACTTACCATCAACCTGCCTGTATCCTTTAGAGCATCCACAAGAATCTAGAAGCCAAGATAGCCCATTTCCACCAGCGTGAGGATGCCATCCTCTATCCCAGCTGTTTCGATGCCAATGCTGGCCTGTTTGAGGTATGTAGAGGCTGTGGATGACTTGGAGGTGGGCAGCTGGGAGAGTGTGGTGGAGTGTCAGTGCCACAGAGCAACCTATGTAAACtggagggaagaggtgaggggaCCTGGTACCGACCTGAAGTTTTCATTTGGCCCTAGGCACCCAGGTAGAGGTAGAATTTTGCCTTGGGTGATGTTAATAGGGAAGGGGAATTCCTGGGTGGCTATATAGGAACTCCTCCCCGCAGGCTCTGCTGACACCCGAGGATGCTGTCCTGTCAGATGAGCTGAACCATGCCTCCATCATTGACGGCATCCGGCTGTGCAAGGCCCACAAGTACCGTTACAGTCACCTGGACATGGCTGACCTAGAAGCTAAGCTGAAGGAAGCTCAGGTGGGTCGAGGCCCTGGAGCTCCTGAGAAAGGTCTATATTCTCATGCTCAAGGAAATTAGGCTTGGAGGGGCTCCCTTTTCACAAATAGCCTGAAGGACTGAAGGAGCTATTTGCACTTCATCACCCTTTGTGCTCAAAACTATTCTATAGTGGTGAGGAACAATATTGAACCCACCCCAGATAGgctattaactggtaatttattgggaaaaTATACTCACACgaggaatcagtaaccagatttggcactccaAGAAGTCTGGTCCCAGGTGCTTCCAAAAGCTGCCtgaacccagagagagagagagagagagagagagagagagagagagagagagcacgagcCTGGCTGCTCCTCACCCTTTACCTTCCCCTTCTACGTGTAGGTGTCGGGGTCTcgccctacaattccccttttattctaaaagggatttaaacttgaaacaaaactaaattgtgtACAAAATGTCTTAACATATGTAAGAGCATACATCATCTTAAGTAAAGAGAAGACTTTACACAGTAAGATGACTTGTGACCTACAAATTATACATAAGTTATATCATACAAGGATCTataacaatgtaagttgtctatagttAACAATCACTAAGGtgaatcacaagaagatataataatctatcTGCATCTCATGAACAGCAGGTGTGTGGATATGTGACTAGGACCTGTCCCCACTCCAGCCTGCCCTCTTGAGATCTGGGTCAGGTTGGGGAGGTCTGAGCCCCTTATCAGGGCCAGGGCTCAGATGGCTGAGCTTGGAGGAGATGGACAAGACTCAGGATACAGCCTCAGGGCAGTAGAAGAGCAAGTGGCTTGGTCCTACTACATATCACCTGCTCTCCTTTGTCCTGCAGAAGCACCGACTGCGCCTGGTGGCCACGGATGGAGCCTTCTCCATGGATGGTGACATTGCTCCTCTACAAGAGATCTGCAGCCTCGCTGCCCGATATGGTGCCCTGGTCTTTGTGGATGAATGCCATGCCACTGGCTTTCTTGGGCCCACCGGACGGGGCACAGATGAGCTGCTAGGCGTGATGGACCAGGTCACCATCATCAACTCCACTCTGGGGAAGGCGCTAGGGGGAGCATCAGGTGCCTACAGAATCCTGTCTGTGGGGTCTCCTTCCCTACACACAGGGCCTGCCTTGTATGGGGTAAAGACCGGTGGGGAGGGCAAATGGAGGGGAGGGCAGTATGGACTAGAGGAGAGGTTGGGGGCAGTTCCTGGCCCCTGACTAGCTACTACTCACATTACTTTCTATCTTCAGGGGGTTATACCACAGGGCCTGAGCCTCTGATATCCCTGCTACGGCAGCGTTCTCGGCCCTATCTCTTCTCCAACAGTCTGCCCCCTGCTGTTGTTGGCTGTGCTTCTAAGGCCCTGGACCTGCTCATGGAGAATAATGCCATCATCCAGTCTATAGCTGCCAAGACCAGACGGTATGGTGCCCACATGGTTGGAGCAGAATGGGGGAAGAGATGGTAGCTGCACACCTTTCTACCTCCTCTCGCCCAcatccctcttttcctcccccccACCCGTCACAGCACCCTTCTCCAATCTCCTGTGCCCTTCTTGTCATTCCTACTTTTCCACCTCCCTTTGTCCTGCCTGCTTCTTTCTGCCCCTGCCTGTGCCTCACCTGCTCTTTGGTCTGTACTTCTCTGTCTTTATCCCTTCTTCTCATAGGTGGGCATAGATCCTGGGCCTCTTCTTCTGGCTTCACAGCCTTCAGCTACCTGTGACATTCAGCTGTGTCCCCAGGTTCCGCAGTAAGATGGAAGCTGCTGGCTTCACTATCTCAGGAGTTGATCATCCCATCTGCCCTGTTATGTTGGGCGATGCCCGGTTGTCTTCTCAAATGGCAGATGACATGTTAAAGAAAGGTAAGAGGACTGGGGGCAGTGTCCTCAGAGAAAAGAACACCTGTAGACTGCAGAGCCTCCCTAGACCTGTGGGCCAGCCATCTGTCCAAACATAACAAACCCCAGACTACGAGGTAGCACCATGTCTGTGAGCTCAGCAGCTCTCTTATTCTTGTGGGTGGATCTTGGGACAGCAGACCCTTATGTGTCATGGCCCCAA
This DNA window, taken from Cricetulus griseus strain 17A/GY chromosome 2, alternate assembly CriGri-PICRH-1.0, whole genome shotgun sequence, encodes the following:
- the Gcat gene encoding 2-amino-3-ketobutyrate coenzyme A ligase, mitochondrial; the encoded protein is MWVSSVWRATLSPGRRAHSALAQLRGIVEGELEGIRGAGTWKSERVITSRQGPCIHVDGISGGILNFCANNYLGLSSHPEVIQAGVQALEEFGAGLSSTRFICGTQSIHKNLEAKIAHFHQREDAILYPSCFDANAGLFEALLTPEDAVLSDELNHASIIDGIRLCKAHKYRYSHLDMADLEAKLKEAQKHRLRLVATDGAFSMDGDIAPLQEICSLAARYGALVFVDECHATGFLGPTGRGTDELLGVMDQVTIINSTLGKALGGASGGYTTGPEPLISLLRQRSRPYLFSNSLPPAVVGCASKALDLLMENNAIIQSIAAKTRRFRSKMEAAGFTISGVDHPICPVMLGDARLSSQMADDMLKKGIFVIGFNYPVVPKGKARIRVQISAVHSEEDIDRCVEAFVEVGRLHGALP